A portion of the Halodesulfovibrio aestuarii DSM 17919 = ATCC 29578 genome contains these proteins:
- a CDS encoding amino acid ABC transporter permease — protein sequence MQWDIVIDNFPYLLWGAYPKGPLGGLALSILLSLGGIFGAFWIGLAAGLMRLSKRWFIKLPSVIYIEIIRGVPLLMLIFWFYFLAPILLGKTLPEAESALVAFIVFTGAYIGEIVRAGVIALPKGQMEASRASGLTHLQAMRYVILPQALRNMIPSFVNQFVSLTKDTSLAYVIGVVELTRAAVQVNNRTLSAPMEIYLTILVMYFVICYVLTALSRKLEKKMARYQARG from the coding sequence TGTAATAGATAACTTTCCGTACCTTCTTTGGGGCGCGTACCCGAAAGGGCCACTTGGCGGCCTTGCGCTGAGTATTCTACTTTCGCTTGGCGGTATCTTCGGTGCATTCTGGATTGGGCTTGCTGCCGGATTGATGCGTCTTTCTAAACGGTGGTTCATAAAACTGCCATCCGTTATTTACATTGAGATTATCCGTGGTGTTCCGCTGCTAATGCTCATTTTCTGGTTTTATTTCCTTGCACCGATTTTGCTTGGAAAAACGCTGCCGGAAGCAGAGTCTGCTTTGGTTGCATTTATCGTATTTACAGGTGCATATATTGGTGAGATCGTACGTGCAGGTGTTATTGCATTGCCGAAGGGACAGATGGAAGCATCTCGCGCAAGCGGCCTTACGCATTTGCAGGCTATGCGCTATGTTATTTTGCCTCAGGCTCTTAGAAATATGATCCCGTCTTTTGTTAACCAGTTTGTTTCTTTGACAAAAGATACTTCGTTGGCATATGTTATTGGTGTTGTCGAACTCACGCGTGCCGCAGTTCAGGTCAATAACCGTACTCTTTCTGCTCCGATGGAGATCTACCTTACCATCCTTGTCATGTACTTCGTGATTTGTTACGTCCTAACTGCCTTGAGTCGAAAACTCGAAAAGAAAATGGCTCGATATCAGGCAAGAGGATAA